From the Orcinus orca chromosome 7, mOrcOrc1.1, whole genome shotgun sequence genome, the window TCTCACACTTCCTTTGGCTTACTGCTTAAAGTTTCAAAGCTTGCTGCACAGCACATCCTTTTTATCTTTAGAGCAGAAATTCCCTCCAGAAGGCCAAGGATACCGGAGCCTATATTTAGAGAGTACTTAATATGGGTCGGATGAAGGCCTGACTATGCCTAGAGTCATGCTGCTTGAAGCCATTCTAATACTCATTTAGTTAGAACCATAACTGCGCTGAGTTATGGCTGGTCTCATACGGATCATATATTCACAGTCAGTGCTTGGCTTAGACAAGAAGATGTGTATTACCTCTGCTGTTACCCgtcatgtcttttcatttcatttcattatgaCTATTGTGCTTGGAAACATGATTTTCAATCTGTAATCCCAGTTAAATTCTTTCAACACAGTGTATACATTTAAGTGCCTAGTTTTCTTTAAAGCAGACTTTGGTGAAACTGATATCCATTATCTGCTATCTCTGTCCTCCAAGACACATTTTGCACATTTTGATCTAAGAAGGAAGAGATAATTTTTTACATGAATGGTTGTCGTAACCTGGCATATATTTTTGACTGACACGATAGCAGCAGAAGTTCTAGAAAGGATTACGGTTCTGAAGGACAACTTTTTAATTTGAACATCAGTTAAAGTGCTCTGTCACATCTCCGTTGAATTTGTGGCCCCCAACCTCAATGGTCTCCCTTATTATACTCCTGCCATGTTTACAGGCAAGTGTAACTaagtaaaaagaattaaaagaggaCAGTATAATTTCACCAAAGGAACATAAGGGTGAATTGCTGAAAACCACAAAAAGCGATACCATTTAGATCAGCTCCAAAATGAATGCTGCCCACTCTCTGAAGGACAGCAGCGCCATGGTCTCCATGCATGAGGGGTAAGGATATTCTCCATACGAAGCATTACAGAAAACTGAGAATGAGGAACTAACATTTGTGAGAgccaaaataaggaaaaaagtgagaaaagttGGGAATTACTTCTAAGTCAAAGCCAAGGAAGACAATTTCAGCAAAGATTTTCCAGTGGTGATCGACACATTTTCAAGAACGGGGCTAGAGAAAACGAGGAGATGTTGAGAACTGATGACTTCATCAGAATCAAGCAAACCAAAACTTAGACTTGAGAAAAATGGAAGATATGAGGCCATGGGTGACATTTTCCTGGTTGAAAGAAGACTTTAGCATCAGAAAGTATTGATATTTAACTGCAAAGAAGGCCTCTTGTGAAGAGggggaatcttttttaaaattacgaATATTCAGTTTCCTTCATGGTGCATCTATAGTTTATAATGTATTTGCTAATACCATGGAGCTATGAATATCTGTAAACAACTCCTATCAAGGGAAGAAAGGTAGAATGCTTGTGTCAGGGAGTTGTCAATACTGATGGAAATGAATGCCTGTGTTTATTTTAATCAGCATGGGTAATCCTTATACCCTTATTATGTTTATTTGAGGATGTGAAATGACTAAGTAAATCTGAATGACAACTGTACTTTGATTTTGCAGAGTTAAGAGGAAGATTTATGAGACATGGACCCTTGTATCAGATTTGGAGAAAAGTAGAGTGAATACAGAGGTGCCAGACGGCCACTGAGACCCATGGACAGTCCTGTACTCACGCTTCTCTGTCGAACTTTAAGATTTACTAGTAATATGCTACCTTTgccaaatgaaaagaaactaaTGCCGAGAAGGCATACTCTTCAATATTGGGAATAGACGTGCTGTCAAGACAATGGCTTCAAAGGTCTCCTGTTTATACGTTTTGACAGTCGTGTGCTGGGCCAGCGCTCTCTGGTACTTGAGTGTCACTCGCCCTACTTCTTCCTACACTGGCTCTAAGCCATTCAGCCATCTAACAGTTGCCAGGAAAAACTTCACCTTTGGCAACATAAGAACTCGACCTATAAACCCCCATTCTTTTGAATTTCTTATAAATGAGCCCAACAAGTGTGAGAAAAACATTCCTTTCCTCGTTATCCTCATCAGCACCACCCATAAAGAATTCGATGCCCGGCAGGCGATCCGAGAGACCTGGGGGGATGAGAACAACTTTAAAGGGATCAAGATAGCCACTCTCTTCCTCCTGGGCAAGAACGCTGATCCCGTTCTCAATCAGATGGTGGAGCAAGAAAGCCAAATCTTCCACGACATTATCGTGGAGGACTTCATTGATTCCTACCATAACCTTACCCTCAAAACCTTAATGGGGATGAGGTGGGTGGCCACTTTTTGTTCAAAAGCCAAGTACGTCATGAAAACAGACAGCGACATTTTTGTCAACATGGACAACCTTATTTATAAACTGCTAAAACCGTCCACCAAGCCAAGAAGAAGGTATTTTACTGGCTATGTCATCAACGGAGGGCCAATCCGAGACGTCCGCAGTAAGTGGTATATGCCTAGGGATTTGTACCCTGACAGTAACTACCCGCCCTTCTGCTCGGGGACCGGCTATATCTTTTCA encodes:
- the B3GALT1 gene encoding beta-1,3-galactosyltransferase 1; the protein is MASKVSCLYVLTVVCWASALWYLSVTRPTSSYTGSKPFSHLTVARKNFTFGNIRTRPINPHSFEFLINEPNKCEKNIPFLVILISTTHKEFDARQAIRETWGDENNFKGIKIATLFLLGKNADPVLNQMVEQESQIFHDIIVEDFIDSYHNLTLKTLMGMRWVATFCSKAKYVMKTDSDIFVNMDNLIYKLLKPSTKPRRRYFTGYVINGGPIRDVRSKWYMPRDLYPDSNYPPFCSGTGYIFSADVAELIYKTSLHTRLLHLEDVYVGLCLRKLGIHPFQNSGFNHWKMAYSLCRYRRVITVHQISPEEMHRIWNDMSSKKHLRC